A window from Gossypium raimondii isolate GPD5lz chromosome 7, ASM2569854v1, whole genome shotgun sequence encodes these proteins:
- the LOC105786034 gene encoding pleiotropic drug resistance protein 1, with amino-acid sequence MEGGDIYKASTSLGRSIRSGSSSIWRNNGIEVFSRSSRDEDDEEALKWAALEKLPTVARLRKGLLASSQGGANEIDVFDIGWQERKALLERLVKVAEEDNEKFLLKLKNRIQRVGIEVPTIEVRFQHLNIDAQAYVGSNALPTIINFVTNIFESLLVEMGILSSRKKKLTILKDVSGIIKPGRMTLLLGPPSSGKTTLLLALAGKLDTALKFSGTVTYNGHEMNEFVPQRTAAYISQHDLHIGEMTVRETLAFSARCQGVGDRYDMLAELSRREKQANIKPDPDIDVFMKAAATEGQEVNVITDYILKILGLEVCADTMVGDEMLRGISGGQKKRVTTGEMLVGPAKALFMDEISTGLDSSTTFQIVNSLKQTVHILNGTAVISLLQPAPEAYDLFDDIILLSDGRIVYQGPREHVLSFFESMGFRCPERKGVADFLQEVTSRKDQMQYWVRRDQPYRFVTADEFAEAFQSFHVGLQLEDELRTPFEKARSHPAALTTKKYGVGKWELLKANVLREFLLMKRNSFVYIFIFMQLTVMAIVTMTLFFRTEMNRDSIADGGIYMGAIFFGLIMIMFNGFSEISMTVAKLPVFFKQRDLLFFPAWAYALPRWILKIPISFIEVAIWVFLTYYVIGFDPNVERLFRQYFILLLVNQMSSGLFRFIAASARNMIVANTFGSFALLILFALSGFILAKDDIKSWWIWGYWISPLMYGQSALMVNEFRGHQWSHSLPGSTEPAGIDVLNSRDFFHEPKWYWIGAGGLIGFIILLNFCFTVALTYLKPFGSSRAVISEQTESNEQTNGVGGSIQLTNNESSSNRVTNLEIQEEVQRSISSKSSSVTEATVGDIAIKKRGMVLPFEPHSITFDNVVYSVDMPQEMKQQGITEDRLVLLKGVSGAFRPGVLTALMGVSGAGKTTLMDVLAGRKTGGYIDGNITVSGFQKKQETFARISGYCEQNDIHSPHVTVYESLLYSAWLRLSADVEAETRKMFIEEVMELVELNSLRQALVGLPGVNGLSTEQRKRLTIAVELVANPSIIFMDEPTSGLDARAAAIVMRTVRNTVDTGRTVVCTIHQPSIDIFEAFDELFLMKRGGEEIYVGPLGHHSKHLIKYFEGIQGVSKIKEGYNPATWMLEVTTTAQELALGVDFADIYKNSDLHRRNKALIEDLSKPAAGSKELYFPTQYSQSFLIQCAACLWKQHWSYWRNPPYTAVRFLFTAVIALMFGTMFWDLGSKMNKGQDLTNAMGSMYSAVLFLGIQNSSSVQPVVAVERTVFYRERAAGMYSAMPYAISQVIIEMPYIFIQATTYGLIVYAMIGFEWTAAKFFWYLFFMYFTFLYFTFYGMMAVSVTPNHHIASIVSAAFYGLWNVFSGFIIPRPSMPVWWRWYYWVCPVAWTLYGLFVSQFGDVESALEDGDFVGQTVEQYLRSRYGFRHEFLGVVAAVILGFTVLFASIFTVSIKVFNFQRR; translated from the exons ATGGAGGGGGGTGATATTTATAAAGCGAGTACTAGTTTAGGGAGAAGTATACGGTCTGGTAGTTCTTCGATATGGAGAAACAATGGCATCGAAGTTTTCTCAAGATCTTCTcgagatgaagatgatgaagaagCTTTAAAGTGGGCTGCACTTGAGAAACTACCCACCGTAGCTCGTTTAAGGAAAGGTCTATTGGCAAGCTCTCAAGGTGGTGCCAATGAAATCGATGTTTTCGATATTGGATGGCAAGAGAGGAAGGCTTTGCTTGAGAGGTTGGTCAAAGTTGCTGAGGAAGATAATGAGAAGTTCTTACTCAAGCTCAAGAATCGTATCCAAAG GGTTGGCATCGAAGTTCCCACTATTGAAGTCAGATTCCAACATCTAAATATTGATGCTCAAGCTTACGTAGGAAGCAATGCTTTGCCTACAATTATTAATTTCGTCACTAACATATTTGAG AGCTTATTGGTTGAGATGGGAATTCTTTCTAGTAGAAAGAAAAAGCTGACAATCCTCAAAGACGTCAGTGGAATCATTAAACCTGGCAG GATGACATTGCTTTTGGGTCCTCCAAGTTCTGGGAAAACCACTCTCTTGTTGGCTTTAGCTGGAAAGCTTGATACTGCTCTCAAG TTTTCTGGGACAGTAACATACAATGGGCATGAGATGAATGAGTTTGTGCCCCAAAGAACAGCTGCGTATATCAGTCAACATGATCTTCATATAGGAGAAATGACAGTGAGGGAAACTTTGGCCTTTTCTGCAAGATGCCAAGGGGTTGGAGATCGTTATG ATATGTTGGCAGAATTGTCAAGAAGAGAGAAACAAGCAAATATTAAACCTGATCCCGATATTGATGTCTTCATGAAG GCAGCAGCAACTGAAGGTCAGGAAGTAAATGTTATCACAGATTACATTCTAAAG ATTTTAGGACTGGAAGTATGTGCAGACACTATGGTAGGAGATGAAATGTTAAGGGGTATATCTGGTGGACAAAAGAAGCGTGTCACAACAG GTGAAATGCTGGTTGGACCAGCAAAGGCACTGTTTATGGATGAGATATCTACTGGTCTGGACAGCTCCACAACTTTCCAGATTGTAAACTCCCTCAAGCAAACTGTTCATATCCTTAATGGAACTGCAGTCATTTCTcttcttcaaccagctccagaGGCTTATGACCTTTTTGATGACATTATTCTCCTTTCCGATGGTCGGATAGTATATCAGGGTCCTCGTGAACACGTTCTGAGTTTTTTCGAATCTATGGGCTTCAGATGTCCTGAAAGAAAAGGCGTTGCGGACTTCTTGCAAGAA GTTACGTCAAGGAAAGATCAAATGCAATATTGGGTACGTAGAGATCAACCTTACAGGTTTGTCACGGCCGATGAGTTTGCTGAGGCATTCCAATCTTTCCATGTTGGATTGCAACTTGAAGATGAACTTCGAACTCCATTTGAGAAAGCAAGGAGTCACCCCGCTGCTTTGACAACCAAAAAATATGGTGTTGGAAAGTGGGAGTTGCTGAAAGCTAACGTCTTAAGGGAGTTTCTGTTGATGAAGAGAAATTCTTTTGTCTACATCTTCATATTTATGCAG CTTACAGTTATGGCAATAGTTACTATGACTCTCTTTTTTAGGACTGAGATGAACCGAGATTCAATTGCTGACGGAGGAATCTATATGGGGGCAATTTTTTTTGGCTTGATTATGATCATGTTTAATGGATTCTCTGAGATTTCTATGACCGTTGCTAAGCTTCCTGTCTTTTTCAAGCAAAGAGACCTCTTATTCTTTCCTGCATGGGCATATGCTTTACCAAGATGGATACTCAAGATTCCAATCTCATTTATAGAAGTTGCTATATGGGTATTTCTTACCTATTATGTCATCGGATTTGATCCGAATGTTGAAAG GCTATTTAGGCAATACTTCATACTCCTCCTCGTTAACCAGATGTCTTCGGGGTTGTTTCGCTTCATCGCAGCATCTGCTAGAAACATGATTGTTGCTAATACTTTTGGCTCATTTGCTTTGCTCATACTTTTTGCATTGAGTGGCTTTATCTTGGCAAAAG ATGACATAAAGAGTTGGTGGATATGGGGTTATTGGATTTCTCCTCTGATGTATGGACAATCCGCATTGATGGTTAATGAGTTCCGTGGGCACCAGTGGAGTCAT TCTCTTCCGGGTTCAACAGAACCAGCAGGAATCGATGTTTTGAATTCCAGGGATTTCTTCCATGAACCAAAATGGTATTGGATAGGAGCAGGAGGATTGATTGGTTTCATAATATTGTTGAACTTTTGTTTCACTGTGGCTCTTACCTATCTAAAAC CATTTGGGAGTTCAAGGGCCGTAATATCAGAACAAACGGAAAGCAATGAACAAACCAATGGAGTTGGAGGAAGCATTCAGTTAACAAACAATGAAAGCAGCTCAAATCGTGTAACTAACTTAG AGATTCAAGAGGAGGTTCAAAGAAGCATCTCATCGAAGTCCTCGTCTGTGACAGAGGCAACCGTCGGGGACATTGCTATCAAGAAAAGGGGAATGGTTCTTCCATTTGAGCCACATTCCATCACATTTGATAACGTTGTTTATTCTGTTGATATGCCACAG GAAATGAAACAACAAGGTATTACTGAAGATAGATTGGTGCTACTGAAGGGTGTTAGTGGTGCTTTCAGACCAGGCGTTCTTACAGCTTTAATGGGTGTTAGTGGTGCGGGTAAAACCACTCTTATGGATGTGCTTGCTGGTAGAAAAACAGGTGGTTATATAGATGGGAACATCACAGTTTCAGGTTTCCAGAAGAAACAAGAAACATTTGCTCGAATATCTGGATACTGTGAACAAAATGATATTCACTCTCCTCATGTCACCGTGTACGAGTCTTTGCTGTATTCTGCTTGGCTTCGATTATCTGCTGACGTTGAAGCTGAAACTAGAAAG ATGTTCATTGAGGAAGTCATGGAACTCGTGGAATTGAATTCGTTAAGGCAAGCACTGGTTGGTTTACCTGGTGTAAATGGTTTATCAACTGAGCAACGAAAAAGGCTTACGATTGCAGTAGAGCTTGTAGCAAACCCTTCGATCATTTTCATGGATGAGCCAACTTCAGGGCTTGATGCGAGAGCTGCAGCAATTGTTATGAGAACAGTTAGGAACACAGTAGACACTGGAAGAACAGTTGTGTGTACTATCCATCAGCCAAGTATTGACATATTTGAAGCATTTGATGAG TTATTCCTTATGAAGCGAGGAGGAGAGGAAATATATGTCGGGCCATTAGGACACCATTCTAAACATCTTATTAAGTATTTTGAG GGAATTCAAGGAGTTAGCAAAATTAAAGAAGGATACAATCCAGCGACTTGGATGTTAGAAGTTACCACAACAGCACAAGAATTAGCTTTAGGTGTTGATTTCGCCGATATCTACAAAAACTCGGATCTACACAG GAGAAACAAAGCTCTTATTGAAGATTTAAGCAAGCCTGCTGCTGGTTCAAAGGAACTCTATTTTCCAACTCAGTACTCTCAGTCATTCTTGATTCAGTGTGCAGCTTGCTTATGGAAGCAACACTGGTCATATTGGCGCAACCCGCCATATACCGCTGTTCGATTTCTTTTTACAGCTGTAATAGCATTGATGTTTGGGACAATGTTCTGGGACCTTGGCTCGAAAAT GAATAAAGGACAAGATCTGACCAATGCTATGGGTTCAATGTATTCTGCTGTTCTTTTCCTTGGTATCCAAAATTCTTCATCTGTGCAGCCTGTTGTTGCTGTTGAAAGAACGGTCTTTTATCGAGAAAGAGCTGCTGGAATGTATTCTGCCATGCCATATGCCATTTCGCAG GTTATTATCGAGATGCCTTACATTTTTATTCAAGCTACTACGTATGGCCTTATAGTCTATGCTATGATTGGATTCGAATGGACTGCTGCAAAGTTCTTTTGGTATCTCTTCTTCATGTACTTTACCTTCTTGTACTTCACCTTCTATGGCATGATGGCTGTTTCTGTTACGCCAAACCACCACATAGCATCGATTGTTTCTGCTGCATTCTACGGATTATGGAACGTCTTTTCAGGGTTCATCATCCCACGACcg AGCATGCCTGTATGGTGGCGATGGTACTATTGGGTTTGTCCAGTAGCATGGACCCTGTACGGATTGTTTGTTTCACAATTTGGAGACGTGGAATCAGCCCTTGAAGATGGAGACTTTGTTGGTCAAACAGTGGAACAATATTTGAGAAGTCGATATGGTTTCAGACATGAATTCCTGGGAGTTGTCGCTGCCGTAATTCTTGGATTCACTGTTTTGTTTGCATCCATCTTTACTGTGTCCATTAAGGTCTTTAATTTCCAAAGACGTTAG